The segment TGCAAATTGCATCGACGACGCGTTGAAGTCCATTGACGTACATCGCATACATGGCGACTTGCATCATGGGAATTTGCTTTTGCGCGACGATGTCTTGTGCGTCATCGATTTCGACGACATGGTCGTAGGGCCAGCGGTGCAAGACATTTGGCTGCTCGTCGGAGGCCGCGATGTCGAATCACGCATGCGTCGGGAAGTCTTTTTGGAGGGTTACGAGCAATTTCGGCGTTTCGATAGGCGAACGCTGTCGCTCATCGAGCCGCTGCGCGGTTTGCGACGCATTCATTATGCAGCCTGGATAGCTCGGCGCTGGCACGATCCCATTTTTCCGCGCACATTTCCCCAATTCGGATCCGATTCGTATTGGGAAGAAGAAACCCGCGATCTCGAAGAAATCGTACGGATTCACCAAAACGAATCGAGCAGGACGCTTTTATCATGACGGCCTATGTCGTTTACGACTTCGAAGCGGTCATCGACCAGCACAATCCTCCGCCCGAAGGGTCGGATCCGGACAAAGTGCCTTCCGTTGCGCATTTGGAAATTGTTTCCGGCGCCATCGTCGCTCTGGTCCTGGATGGCTCGAGAACGCGCGTGCAAACGCCGAGGCTCTTGGGCGGACCGGAGTTTGGTGAAATGGCCATTTTGCGCGACTTTACCGGCATGGTGGGAAAACACCGTCCGGTGCTCGTGTCGTGGAATGGTCGAGGGTTCGATTTGCCGCTCGTCATTGCGCGATGCGTGCGTCACGGAATCGTGGCGCCGTGGCTTTGGGACCGGGATTTCGAAGATCGTTATCGAGGCACGAATCACTTCGACTTGCAGGACGCCGTGAGCCTTCGTGGAGCGGGTCGCCCATGCCGGATGGCTGCATTTGCGTGCCTTGCGGGATGGCCCGGAAAGGTCGGCGTCGATGGGTCGGACGTCGAAGGGCTTTGGAATGGCGGCGAGGCGGGACGAAGTGCCGTGCGCGATTACAATCTTTCGGACGTAGCCTGCGAAGCAGCCATTTTGCTCCGCGTGCTCATGTGCCGCGCGGACATCACGATGGACGAATATCGAGTCGCAGCGCACGCGCTTTTGGATTACGTCGACGCCGACGCGCGCCTTCATGCGTTACGGGACAGGATTGATCGGAAGCGATTTTTGCTGGAGAGTTAGCTCTTCCGGTAGTGATCGACCATCTTGTAGCTGCGCGCGACCATTCCGAACGCAGCCGCCGCGAGCAGCCCAAAGCCCACGAAGAAGAACATTTGAAACGCGGTCGAGCGCAGCCCCGTGTGCGCCGTAATGGCCGCGAGCACCGATTCTCTTTTTACGGCGGCATTCACGAGCAATACCCATAGGCCGCCGATGGTCACCGTGAGCGACCAGAAGCTCATGAGCGTGCCCTTCATTTTTGCAGGCGCTTGACTGTAGGCGAATTCGAGCCCCGTGGCACTCACGAGCACCTCGCCGAACGTCAGGATCGCATACGGCACGACTTGCCACAATATCGGCACCGTTGCGCCTCGATCGATCATGACTTGCAAAATGCCCACGGGAATCCAGGACAAACCGGCCAAAGCAATGCCCACCGTCATGCGCCGGAGAGGCGTCGGGTTGATGCCGATTTTACGTAAAAATGGGTACAGCACCACGTTGTTCAGCGGAATGAAGATCATCACGAGCGCCGGATTGAGCGCCTGCATTTGTGATGCTTCCTGAAAAAATCCCCACCCCGGAAGCGACATCGCCTTCGCCTGTAGAATCCACGTCGATGCTTTTTGATCGAATAACGACCAAAACGGCGTCAAGAGGAAATACAGCACGAGCACGCGCAGCACCGTTCGAACGGCGTCGACATCTTCATCGGGATGGTCTTCTCGAGCGGCATCGAGCGACAGGTAAACCGCAGGGCCCGCCAGCGCAAACAATACGACAATGGCCAAGCACACCGTCGCGACGAATCCAATGCTTGGCAGGAGGGCAAACGACGCCGCGAATCCAATGACGCCAATAGCCGTCAAAATTCGCCCCGTCCCCGATCCTCGACGAAGCGCCGTCCACGCAACATTACCAAATGAATGAGGATCTCCCGGGGATGGCGGAACGACGACATATCGCTTGCGCCCAGCCCAGAAGACAATCGTTGCAATGAACATGAGGATGCCGGGAATGCCAAAGGCAATGCTCGGCCCCCACTTTTTCAGCGTCACGGGGATCAAGAGCGACGCGAAAAACGAACCGAAATTGACGATCCAGTAAAACGCGTCGAACACGACCCGCGCCAGATGTTTGTTCGATTGATCGAACTGATCGCCCACGAAGGACGACACACACGGCTTGATGCCGCCCGAGCCGAGCGCAATGAGGAAGAGGCCCGTGTAAAACCCGAGCTTGTTCGATTCGAACATCGCCAAACATGCGTGTCCGACGCAGTAAAAAAGCGAAAGATAGAGTATCGTGCGGTATTTTCCCAAGAACCTGTCGGCGAGCCACCCCCCGAGGAGCGGGAAAAAGTAGACCCCCATCACGAAAATGTGAAAGACGTCCTTCGCCGCGCCCGCGCGATCCGCCTCGATCACGTCCTTGAGCAACCACCCCACGAGAAAGCTCGTGAGGATGTTGCGCATGCCGTAGAAACTGAAGCGCTCACACGCCTCGTTGCCGATGATGTACGGGATCTGTCGCGGATACTTCGCATCCGCCGCGACCGTCGAGTTTGTCCCTGCGCTGCTCGTCGTCATGGCCTGCGCGAGCGTCGCCGCAAAGTGCGCTCGTGGCAAGTCACCTTTTGTGCCCCAACGAATGTGACATCACTCACCACGATCGCCGGCACGCGTTCAGAAAGGCCAACCGTGGTCACGAAGGGTGTGGACGTGAACCCGGCAGCAATGCGAAGCTTTGGACCGATACGAGAGGAAAAAATGCGAACAGTCATCGTCAGTGATCTGCACTTGGGCAACGGTGGCCCATACGATGTTTTCGAGGGTGGGACGGCGCTACCGGAGCTGCTCGATCATTTGAGCTCCAAGCAATCGCTGCACGTGATCGTGAACGGCGACGCGGTCGACTTCTTGATGAACGACGATCCGCTGGAGCTCGACAAGGCGCGCGCGGTGCGGCAAGCCGAGGCGATAGCGTCGTATCCGGCGAGCGCGGCGGTGCTTCGAGCATTCGGCCGGGTGCTGGAACGCGACGGAGCGGTGACGATTCGCATGGGAAACCATGATGTGGAGTTATTCTTGCCCGAGGTGCAAGCGGTATTTCGCAAGGCGCTCGGGCAATCTGCCGACGTCTCCGCGCGTCTCGTATTTGCCAATGGTGACGAACCGGAAATCTTGAATGTGGGTGGAACGCGGGTGCTCGTGACGCATGGCGAGCAAAACGACGATTGGAATCGAGTCGAGTACGACAAACTGCGGGCGGGTGAATCGACGTACAAGTATGCGCCTGGTTCGGTATTGGTGAAAAAAATCCTCAATCCGGGCGTTTCCGAAGCAGGAATGCGTTTTTTGAGTTTGCTCAAGCCGGATTTCCAAGGCGCAGCCTTGACGGCGCTCGCGGTGGATCCTTCGGCCGCGAAGCTCGCGTGGCAACAAGCATCGCTCAGCATGCTGTGGCAATTGTATCGCCGCGCGGACATGCCATTTACGTTTGCCGAGGGAGTCGAGGCGGAGCCCGATTTTGGCCTCGACAAACGCCTCGAAGCGGCGGGGCTCGATCAAGCGGAGCTCGATGCGCTCGAAGGGCAGCTTGGTGAAGTCCACGCGTACCCATTGGACGACGGCACGCTTCGCAAGGCGATGATCAAATTGGGCAAGAGTGCGCTTTCGCATTATGCGCGGATGCAAAAGAAGCTCGCTGGAGACGAAGCCGACAACTATTTCCAGCTCGATCCGGCCGAAGACGAATGGAACGAAGCTCGGCGGCTTTCGGAGAAGTTTTCGTCCAACGCGATCATCATTGGGCATAGCCATGCGGCGCGATTCCGGCACGATTCGGGGATTTTGTACGCCAATAGCGGCACGTGGATCGGGCTCATGAAATTGCCGAGCCAGCAAGCAACCGATGATGAATGGGTCGCCTTCTTGGAAGAGCTTCGGGACAACAAGGGATTGGATCCGGCAAAGCAAAAATTAGCAAAGGTGATGAGTCGGTTTACCGCGGTATTGGTGGCGTCGCATGATCGGGGAGGTGCCACCATTTCGCTGGTCGAATGGAGCGATGGAGACTTGACGACATTGCGTTCGGGTTGGGTGCCAGCGCAACGAAAAGCGTAATCGCGGGAGGATAATCCGATGGATATCGATTTGCTCCTCGCGGACGGCAATGGCGAGCCGGTCCTTGCCAAAGGATTACCATATGGTGTCGCAGCCGTGTCGGCCAGGGCAGAAGAGCCCGAACCAGAACAATTCGGTCTGCTCGATTATCGCCAGGACGACAAGGATCCGAATGATCTCGTGCGTCAACGGTGGGGCGTCATCGTTCCGGCAGGTACGGACGGCAAGCGGCTCGCGGAAGCCATTGCACCACTTCGGGCAGCTCGGAAAGAGGAGCAAAATGGGAAGGAGCCCATCGTATTCGAGGCGCCTGCGGGAATGTCGGCAGAAGAGGCGGGCATATGGTGGGGGACAGTCTACAATTCGAAAGATATCGAGGCGGTTGATAGACCTCGGTATTTGCTCATTCTGGGCGACGCGGACCAGATTTCGTGGGAATCGCAGCAGCGGTGGGCGTCGAGCGCTTTCGTGGGGCGATTGGCATTTGCCAATGACGCCGGCTACGAATCATACGTGCACAAAATCCTGGCATGCGAACGTGCTGCGCGCGCGGGATTCAAGAAACCGCGAGCGGCTTTCCATACGGTAAAAGATGGGACGGCCGCGACTTCGACGGGGCATCGAGGCTTGATGTCGCCCACGATCGATGCGGCGCAGGTGGGATTGAAGAAGAACGACTTTCCGGCAAGCGCAATCGTCGATTTGAACGAAGAAGGCGTGGCGTCTCTCGACGACTTCATGCGGGCCGTGGCATTGCATGATCCGACGCTGCTTTTCTCCATCAGCCATGGACTGGGATCCACGGCGGAAACGCCCAAGGACGAGCAGCGGCGCATGCAAGGTGCAATGAGCTTTGGTCGAGGCGTGAAACTGACGGCGGAGGACGTTGCGAACAAGCCATTTTTGCCGGGTGGCGCATGGTTTTTCTTTGCATGCTTCAGCGCGGGAACGCCGTCGTACAGCGCATATCAGCATTGGCTCGCGAGCCTGAAAACGCGGGGATGAACATACCGCCAAGCCAAATCGACGGCGTGCTCGCCGCACTTGCTCGAGAATCATCGTTCGTGGCAGCCCTGCCTCAGGCGCTTTTGGCCAATCCCGATGGTCCTCTCGCGGTGATGGGGCACGTGGACTTGGCATGGACGTTCAGCTTCCAAGACCTTGGAAACATGAGGAGTTTCGCCGGCCCGATTCGAGAATGTATTTCGCGGTATCGTGGATCATTCGCGTATTGGTGGCAGCTTTTTCGATTTGCAACGCTACTTCATCGATGCGAATACCGATTTGACGGACATGCTCGACAAAGAAGAGCGTGCGCGCCGGCGCAACGAGCCGCTCGCCGATGAAAAGACGCGCCCATTGAAGAAAGGCGCATTGTGGATGCTGCGGCAAGATTTGACTGCATACGTGCTGCTCGGGGATCCGGCGGCACGCGTAACGGCGTCGGCGTCGCCCGAGGAAGTGCGAAAAGTGCCGTCGATCGTGACGAGCAGCGTGGATACGGCTCCGTCGGCCGATACGGCGATAACGACGAAT is part of the Polyangiaceae bacterium genome and harbors:
- a CDS encoding MFS transporter; this encodes MTTSSAGTNSTVAADAKYPRQIPYIIGNEACERFSFYGMRNILTSFLVGWLLKDVIEADRAGAAKDVFHIFVMGVYFFPLLGGWLADRFLGKYRTILYLSLFYCVGHACLAMFESNKLGFYTGLFLIALGSGGIKPCVSSFVGDQFDQSNKHLARVVFDAFYWIVNFGSFFASLLIPVTLKKWGPSIAFGIPGILMFIATIVFWAGRKRYVVVPPSPGDPHSFGNVAWTALRRGSGTGRILTAIGVIGFAASFALLPSIGFVATVCLAIVVLFALAGPAVYLSLDAAREDHPDEDVDAVRTVLRVLVLYFLLTPFWSLFDQKASTWILQAKAMSLPGWGFFQEASQMQALNPALVMIFIPLNNVVLYPFLRKIGINPTPLRRMTVGIALAGLSWIPVGILQVMIDRGATVPILWQVVPYAILTFGEVLVSATGLEFAYSQAPAKMKGTLMSFWSLTVTIGGLWVLLVNAAVKRESVLAAITAHTGLRSTAFQMFFFVGFGLLAAAAFGMVARSYKMVDHYRKS
- a CDS encoding metallophosphoesterase family protein, whose product is MRTVIVSDLHLGNGGPYDVFEGGTALPELLDHLSSKQSLHVIVNGDAVDFLMNDDPLELDKARAVRQAEAIASYPASAAVLRAFGRVLERDGAVTIRMGNHDVELFLPEVQAVFRKALGQSADVSARLVFANGDEPEILNVGGTRVLVTHGEQNDDWNRVEYDKLRAGESTYKYAPGSVLVKKILNPGVSEAGMRFLSLLKPDFQGAALTALAVDPSAAKLAWQQASLSMLWQLYRRADMPFTFAEGVEAEPDFGLDKRLEAAGLDQAELDALEGQLGEVHAYPLDDGTLRKAMIKLGKSALSHYARMQKKLAGDEADNYFQLDPAEDEWNEARRLSEKFSSNAIIIGHSHAARFRHDSGILYANSGTWIGLMKLPSQQATDDEWVAFLEELRDNKGLDPAKQKLAKVMSRFTAVLVASHDRGGATISLVEWSDGDLTTLRSGWVPAQRKA